In Archocentrus centrarchus isolate MPI-CPG fArcCen1 chromosome 1, fArcCen1, whole genome shotgun sequence, the following proteins share a genomic window:
- the c1qtnf6b gene encoding complement C1q tumor necrosis factor-related protein 1 produces the protein MTAMLTGCLRLLLLLPLVCCVPSPSRPPSRLCRRCCDQQDSPAATAQYQMPEVRTVINMTILKGDKGDKGDKGTPGKPGQEGSPGYRGPMGPKGSKGQAGAPGDACKIPHSSFSVGRRKSLHSLDYYQALVFDTVFVNLYEHFNMFKGKFYCYVPGIYFFNINIHTWNFKETYLHLMHNDKEQVILYAQPSERSIMQSQSVMLDLALNDEVWVRLYKRERENAIYSDDVDVYITFNGYLVAPSIQ, from the exons ATGACAGCCATGTTGACAGGGTGTTTGAGGCTGCTTTTGCTCCTTCCCttggtttgctgtgtccccTCTCCCTCCAGACCCCCTTCCAGACTCTGCAGACGATGCTGCGACCAGCAAGATTCCCCAGCGGCCACTGCTCAATATCAAATGCCCGAAGTCCGAACTGTGATCAACATGACCATCCTCAAAG GTGATAAAGGAGACAAAGGAGACAAAGGTACACCTGGAAAACCAGGTCAGGAGGGCTCTCCTGGCTACCGAGGACCCATGGGCCCTAAAGGCAGCAAAGGCCAAGCAGGTGCGCCTGGAGACGCCTGTAAGATCCCTCACTCTTCCTTCTCCGTGGGACGTCGCAAGTCCCTGCACAGCCTGGACTACTACCAGGCACTGGTGTTCGACACAGTGTTCGTCAACCTCTACGAGCACTTTAACATGTTCAAAGGCAAGTTCTACTGCTACGTGCCGGGGATCTACTTCTTCAACATCAACATCCACACCTGGAACTTTAAGGAGACATACCTCCACCTGATGCACAACGACAAGGAGCAGGTGATCCTGTACGCTCAGCCTAGCGAGAGGTCCATCATGCAGAGTCAGAGCGTCATGCTGGATCTGGCTCTGAATGATGAGGTCTGGGTCCGCCTCTacaaaagagagagggagaacgCCATTTACAGTGACGACGTGGATGTTTACATCACCTTCAACGGGTACCTGGTAGCTCCTAGTATCCAGTGA